A genomic region of Kribbella sp. NBC_00382 contains the following coding sequences:
- a CDS encoding immune inhibitor A domain-containing protein has protein sequence MRKVSAGLFSLALATTFGLSMASAGNAAQLPAGAAAAPSVSEPVATSDELPNPAEDKRRDLREEALTKVLNGTAKAEKRGASTVVKLGKKDAGVKGSLKAGKTATAAKAKVDQYVELSREKTDKIFVVLAEFGNERHPNYPDKDQAPAIPGPATFEGPLNNQIPAPDRAVDNSTVWQANYDQQHYQDLYFGNGNSVKKYYEKQSSGRYSVDGEVTNWVKVKYNEARYGRSNGYPCAGNVCNNTWALVADAVNQWVVDQKAAGKTTAQIKADLATFDQWDRYDYDGDGNFNEPDGYIDHFQIVHAGGDQADGDPQQGEDAIWSHRWYVGVTGGPATNPAGGAQIGDTGLWVGDYTIQPENGGISVFAHEFGHDLGLPDLYDTSGAAVENGVNWWSIMAQSRVSKPTDGGIGEQAADFGAWEKLQLGWLDYEIVAAGQDRKLELGPHEYNSTNPQAVVVTLPKKPVTSPLQPPAVGAKSWWSGRGDNFNRTMSRQVVVPAGTTSLTFQANYDTEVDYDYAYVEVNDGTGYKAIPGNITNPATGNGINGASNGWKPATFDLSAYAGKTIGLQFRYATDSNTGGFGIHLDDIKVTNGATTVLTSGAETSPEGWTLNGFSSVGSTLTTLYDNYYIASHRNYVSYDENLKTGPYNFGWANTLGDKVEHFPMQEGLLISYWDTSVDDNNVNVHPGSGEILPIDSHPTPINRLDGGLWRPRVSGYDAPFGLTKADSFTLHLNGQASYIRGQAAQPLFNDSLSYWDATQPQNSVKVPNNGVNIRVTSRDNTSIKVRISKRS, from the coding sequence GAGGAAGCCCTCACCAAGGTCCTGAACGGAACCGCCAAGGCCGAGAAGCGCGGCGCCAGCACGGTCGTCAAGCTGGGCAAGAAGGACGCCGGGGTCAAGGGCAGCCTGAAGGCCGGCAAGACCGCCACGGCGGCCAAGGCCAAGGTCGACCAGTACGTCGAGCTGAGCCGCGAGAAGACCGACAAGATCTTCGTCGTCCTCGCCGAGTTCGGCAACGAGCGGCACCCGAACTACCCGGACAAGGACCAGGCGCCGGCCATCCCCGGCCCGGCCACCTTCGAGGGGCCGCTGAACAACCAGATCCCCGCGCCGGACCGAGCGGTGGACAACTCCACGGTCTGGCAGGCCAACTACGACCAGCAGCACTACCAGGACCTGTACTTCGGCAACGGCAACTCCGTGAAGAAGTACTACGAGAAGCAGTCCTCGGGTCGCTACAGCGTCGACGGCGAGGTCACCAACTGGGTCAAGGTCAAGTACAACGAGGCCCGGTACGGCCGCTCCAACGGCTACCCGTGCGCCGGCAACGTCTGCAACAACACCTGGGCGCTCGTCGCGGACGCGGTGAACCAGTGGGTCGTCGATCAGAAGGCGGCCGGCAAGACCACCGCCCAGATCAAGGCCGACCTGGCGACGTTCGACCAGTGGGACCGTTACGACTACGACGGTGACGGCAACTTCAACGAGCCCGACGGCTACATCGACCACTTCCAGATCGTCCACGCCGGTGGCGACCAGGCCGATGGCGACCCGCAGCAGGGTGAGGACGCCATCTGGTCGCACCGCTGGTACGTCGGTGTCACGGGCGGCCCGGCCACCAACCCGGCCGGCGGCGCGCAGATCGGTGACACCGGCCTGTGGGTCGGCGACTACACGATCCAGCCGGAGAACGGCGGCATCAGCGTCTTCGCGCACGAGTTCGGCCACGACCTCGGTCTGCCGGACCTCTACGACACCTCCGGTGCCGCGGTCGAGAACGGCGTCAACTGGTGGTCGATCATGGCGCAGAGCCGGGTCAGCAAGCCCACTGACGGCGGCATCGGCGAGCAGGCTGCCGACTTCGGCGCCTGGGAGAAGCTGCAGCTGGGCTGGCTGGACTACGAGATCGTCGCGGCCGGCCAGGACCGCAAGCTGGAGCTCGGCCCGCACGAGTACAACTCGACCAACCCGCAGGCCGTCGTGGTGACGCTGCCGAAGAAGCCGGTGACCTCGCCGCTGCAGCCCCCGGCTGTCGGCGCGAAGAGCTGGTGGAGCGGCAGGGGTGACAACTTCAACCGGACGATGAGCCGCCAGGTCGTGGTCCCGGCCGGTACCACCTCCCTCACCTTCCAGGCGAACTATGACACCGAGGTCGATTACGACTACGCCTATGTCGAGGTGAACGACGGGACCGGCTACAAGGCGATCCCCGGCAACATCACCAACCCGGCGACGGGCAACGGCATCAACGGCGCCAGCAACGGCTGGAAGCCGGCCACGTTCGACCTGTCGGCCTACGCCGGCAAGACGATCGGCCTGCAGTTCCGCTACGCCACGGACTCGAACACCGGCGGATTCGGTATCCACCTGGACGACATCAAGGTCACCAACGGCGCCACCACGGTGCTGACCTCGGGTGCCGAGACGTCGCCGGAGGGCTGGACGCTGAACGGCTTCAGCTCGGTGGGGTCGACGCTGACCACGCTGTACGACAACTACTACATCGCCTCGCACCGCAACTACGTCTCCTACGACGAGAACCTCAAGACCGGTCCGTACAACTTCGGTTGGGCCAACACGCTGGGCGACAAGGTGGAGCACTTCCCGATGCAGGAGGGTCTGCTGATCTCCTACTGGGACACCTCGGTGGACGACAACAACGTCAACGTCCACCCCGGTTCGGGCGAAATCCTCCCGATCGACTCGCACCCGACGCCGATCAACCGTCTCGACGGTGGCCTGTGGCGTCCGCGGGTCAGCGGCTACGACGCGCCGTTCGGACTGACGAAGGCCGACTCGTTCACGCTCCACCTGAACGGCCAGGCCAGCTACATCCGCGGCCAGGCAGCTCAGCCGCTGTTCAACGACAGCCTGTCCTACTGGGACGCCACGCAGCCGCAGAACAGCGTCAAGGTGCCGAACAACGGCGTCAACATCCGCGTGACGTCGCGCGACAACACCTCGATCAAGGTCCGCATCTCCAAGCGGAGCTGA
- the hflX gene encoding GTPase HflX — translation MTTQSNAYEETDVDLDLLQDDVLDDEDTSSGYQNDYSAEENTEGLELEERQALRRVVGMSTELTDISEVEYRKLLLERVLLVGVWTDGSAEDAENSLAELKLLAETAGSEVLDGVIQRRKKPDPATYIGSGKVADLRNLVASLGADTVIADGELAPAQLRNLEDKLKVKVVDRTALILDIFAQHAKSKEGKAQVELAQLQYMKQRLRGWGGNLSRQAGGRVGAAGGGIGGRGPGETKIETDRRRINTKIAKLRRELKDLKGTRSTMRQERRRHSIPSVAIAGYTNAGKSSLLNNMTNAGVLVENALFATLDPTTRRTTTSDGRVYTFTDTVGFVRHLPHDIVEAFRSTLEEVADADLLLHVVDGSHPDPIAQINAVREVLTEIGASDVPEIIVINKGDLADPMALAPILHRETGAIVVSAHTGDGIDKLRALVEASLPSPDVAVELLLPYDRGDLVSRIHSEGAVDQLEHTGDGTRMTARVHADLAGDLAQYAVTA, via the coding sequence ATGACGACCCAATCGAACGCATACGAAGAGACCGACGTCGACCTCGACCTGCTCCAGGACGACGTGCTCGACGACGAGGACACTTCGTCGGGTTACCAGAACGACTACTCCGCTGAGGAGAACACCGAGGGCCTAGAGCTCGAGGAACGCCAGGCGCTGCGGCGCGTGGTGGGGATGTCGACCGAGCTGACGGACATCAGCGAGGTCGAGTACCGGAAGCTGCTGCTCGAGCGCGTGCTGCTGGTCGGCGTGTGGACGGACGGCAGCGCGGAGGACGCCGAGAACTCGCTCGCCGAGCTGAAGCTGCTCGCCGAGACGGCTGGTTCCGAGGTGCTCGACGGCGTGATCCAGCGGCGCAAGAAGCCGGACCCCGCGACCTACATCGGTAGCGGCAAGGTGGCCGACCTGCGCAACCTGGTCGCGTCGCTCGGCGCTGACACGGTGATCGCGGACGGCGAGCTCGCGCCCGCCCAGCTGCGCAACCTGGAAGACAAGCTGAAGGTCAAGGTGGTCGACCGGACCGCGCTGATCCTCGACATCTTCGCGCAGCACGCGAAGAGCAAGGAAGGCAAGGCTCAGGTCGAGCTGGCCCAGCTGCAGTACATGAAGCAGCGGCTGCGTGGTTGGGGTGGAAACCTGTCCCGCCAGGCCGGTGGCCGCGTCGGTGCGGCAGGTGGCGGTATCGGTGGTCGTGGTCCTGGTGAAACCAAGATCGAGACCGACCGGCGCCGGATCAACACCAAGATCGCCAAGCTGCGGCGTGAGCTGAAGGACCTGAAGGGCACCCGGTCGACGATGCGCCAGGAGCGTCGCCGGCACTCGATCCCGTCGGTCGCGATCGCGGGCTACACGAACGCCGGCAAGTCCTCGCTGCTCAACAACATGACGAACGCCGGGGTACTGGTCGAGAACGCGCTGTTCGCGACCCTGGACCCGACCACGCGTCGTACCACCACGAGTGACGGCCGGGTCTACACGTTCACCGACACCGTCGGGTTCGTCCGGCACCTGCCGCACGACATCGTCGAGGCGTTCCGCTCGACGCTGGAGGAGGTCGCGGACGCGGACCTGCTGCTGCACGTGGTGGACGGCTCCCACCCGGACCCGATCGCGCAGATCAACGCGGTCCGCGAGGTGCTCACCGAGATCGGCGCCTCGGACGTCCCGGAGATCATCGTGATCAACAAGGGCGACCTGGCCGACCCGATGGCGCTCGCGCCGATCCTGCACCGGGAGACGGGCGCGATCGTCGTGTCCGCGCACACGGGTGACGGCATCGACAAGCTGCGCGCTCTGGTCGAGGCGTCACTGCCGAGCCCGGACGTCGCGGTCGAGCTGCTGCTGCCGTACGACCGGGGCGACCTGGTCTCGCGGATCCACTCCGAGGGCGCGGTGGACCAGTTGGAGCACACCGGTGACGGCACGCGGATGACGGCCCGGGTCCACGCGGACCTGGCGGGGGATCTCGCGCAGTACGCGGTCACCGCCTGA
- the dapF gene encoding diaminopimelate epimerase, which produces MSTFPWLKGHGTENDFVLLPDPDGSVHGDLDASVVRFLCDRHAGLGADGVLRVIEGSKQSYVEDGGDWFMDYRNGDGSIAEMCGNGVRVFVRYLAEAGLVGEKPVRVGTRAGVKEVVLNDDGTITVDMGEPTLPGPAGIVVEANGHQWPAIHVDMGNPHAVAFVDSLDEPGNLCDQPGWSPATAFPQGVNIEFVVRKGPNEVEMRVHERGAGETRSCGTGTCAVAVAAARAARQATPVTYLIGVPGGSVTVNWREDNHLELTGPAVIHARGEFDRAWLPA; this is translated from the coding sequence ATGAGCACTTTCCCCTGGTTGAAGGGGCATGGCACGGAGAACGACTTCGTGTTGCTGCCCGATCCCGACGGCTCCGTGCACGGGGATCTGGATGCGAGTGTTGTCCGGTTCCTGTGCGACCGGCATGCCGGGCTCGGCGCGGACGGTGTGCTGCGGGTGATCGAGGGGTCGAAGCAGTCGTACGTCGAGGACGGCGGCGACTGGTTCATGGACTACCGCAACGGCGACGGCTCGATCGCCGAGATGTGCGGCAACGGCGTCCGGGTCTTCGTCCGGTACCTGGCTGAGGCCGGCCTGGTCGGCGAGAAGCCCGTCCGGGTGGGTACCCGTGCCGGGGTGAAGGAGGTCGTGCTCAACGACGACGGCACCATCACCGTCGACATGGGCGAACCCACCCTCCCCGGCCCCGCAGGCATCGTCGTGGAGGCGAACGGCCACCAATGGCCCGCCATCCACGTCGACATGGGCAACCCCCACGCCGTGGCCTTCGTCGACTCGCTCGACGAGCCCGGCAACCTCTGCGACCAGCCCGGTTGGTCCCCGGCAACCGCGTTCCCCCAAGGCGTCAACATCGAGTTCGTAGTCCGCAAGGGCCCGAACGAGGTCGAGATGCGAGTTCACGAGCGAGGCGCGGGGGAGACCCGCTCCTGCGGCACCGGCACCTGCGCCGTCGCAGTAGCCGCCGCCCGAGCCGCCCGCCAGGCCACCCCGGTCACGTACCTCATCGGCGTACCGGGCGGCTCTGTCACCGTGAACTGGCGCGAAGACAATCACCTGGAACTCACCGGCCCGGCCGTCATCCACGCCCGCGGCGAGTTCGACCGGGCCTGGCTGCCTGCCTGA